Proteins encoded together in one Miscanthus floridulus cultivar M001 chromosome 16, ASM1932011v1, whole genome shotgun sequence window:
- the LOC136513423 gene encoding uncharacterized protein codes for MAARSSSMAAEDDYETEQKKQAAADVLFHYSQFVMVCIGEDVRPTDLRLHLMKEVSGMPTSLKEPQQAATSPASSGEPSSSGTMKSDKNEIS; via the exons ATGGCTGCGCGGAGCAGTTCTATGGCCGCCGAGGATGACTACGAG ACTGAACAAAAGAAGCAAGCTGCTGCAGATGTTCTTTTTCACTATTCGCAATTTGTTATGGTCTGCATTGGTGAGGATGTTCGCCCGACTGATCTCAGGTTGCATCTTATGAAg GAAGTTTCAGGAATGCCCACTTCTCTGAAGGAGCCTCAACAGGCTGCTACCTCACCGGCTTCCAGTGGCGAACCGTCTTCCTCTGGAACGATGAAAAGCGACAAGAACGAAATCTCCTAA